CGGCCTGCGCCTGCAGGAGGAATTCGTGCTTTGTGGGTTTGTGCACGATGCTGACGATGCGACCGCCAAGGCCAGGCACCACTTCGAGTCGCAGCGTATCGTTTTCCAGATGCACGGCCGGGTAGACCTTGCTCCATAGCGTGAGCCGTTCGACGTGCCACGAGGGCTTGACGCCTTCGCTGATCACAGGCACATCATTGCGATCCGCCACTTCGACGAACTGTTTCGCGAGATCCATGAGATTTGGAGAGACTTCGGGGGTATAGGTGTCACCCACGATGCGGTAGCGCGGCTTCAACCATTCCAGCTCGATGTGTTGGATCGGCAGCCGTGCACAGCGCACGCGCTCGCGAATCTCTTCCGTTTCCGCGACGCGTTCGGCCTCGTCAAAGAAGACTTTTGCTTTGTCGATTATTTCCATCGAGAGGTGAGGCGCCATTGGGCTGACGGAGATCCCGCAGTGGATGTTGTCCTTCTCCACCTTGTCGTGCATGAGCGCAAAATACTGCTTGATGGGCGCGGCGGCCTTGCCGTACAGGGCTTCCATGTATTCGTCGATGTCTTTCTGGATATCGACGTCGGGATTCCACATCAGCCTTGCAAGCAAGTAGGCGCGCAGTTCGGCCAGTTCCGTGCCTCTACCAGGATTGCCCAATGCGAAAATGCCGCGCACATTGTTCTTCACATACAACTGATAATTGGGTTGCAGCACACGCAGGTTCGGCTGCGGCATCACATAGTGATCGAAATTGGCGGTGTAATCGAAGAGGTAGTAGTTGTCGGTCAGTTTCGCCCAACCTGCAAGATCATCGACAAAGGTGCGGTTGAGTTCGCACGTGGCGACCGGATGCGAATAGCAGAGTTCGATGGGGCAGACCATGACTTCGACGTTGCTGCGCGGCTTGACCGTTTTGGGTGGTTTACGCGTGTCGCCGTAAGCATAGGTGGCGATCTTCGTGTTGGGGAACTCGGACTTGATGGCGTCCGCGATCTGATTGACAAACTCCAATAGCGGACCTGATTCGCTACCTTCGCGTTTGAAGATCGCGTCGCAGCCCGGGCACTCGCACCAGCCCCGGCAGTCCATCTGAGCAACCCAGATGAAATCGGTCTCGGGTTTTCCGCGCAATTGACCGAGAACCCATTCTGTGGCGGCCTTCACGACGTCGGGATTCGTGAAGCAGAGCTGGCTCTTCTGTGCCGTGCGAATGCCGCCGATCAGGGGATAATATTCGGGGTGGTCTTTGAAGTACTTCTCGGGCGGAAACATGGCGTGAAAACTGTGACCGCCGCCGATGGCCTTGAAGCTGCCGCCATGCTCCGCGTCGCAGGCGCTGCACGTGTTGATGTAGTTGCGCGCAGCCCAATCGGGATCGGCCGCCGAACTCCATGTCTCCGCGCGATACTCGAAGATGGGTCTACGCATGACGTTCAACGGAGGCAGGACAATTCGGTCTTGTTTCGGAATGCGGCTGACTTGCGGTGTGAACCAACGGCAACCGAGTTGCTCCTGGAGAAACGTGTAGACCGCGTAGAGAGTCCCGCGTTTGGAACCGCCCGCAAGCACGAGATGTCCATCATGGGTGCGTATGAGGACTCCTTCCGTGCCAAGCGCCGGCCAATCGATCGCGAGATTGAGGCTGTCGAGGTGCTTGCTCCGGCCGACCAGGATTTCGTGCTGCGTCATCGCGCCACCGTCGGATGCGACGGGCAACTCCACCCCCGAAATCTCGCGCAGGAAACGTTGAAGTTCGTTTGCCGCGTAGTGTTCCGATGGAGAGGCCGTTTCGCCGACAACGATGCGAAAGTCGCTGGCGCCGTTCTCGGTGAGGACGAGCGATTCTTGGGCATACGCGAAGGGAACACAACACGCGCACAGGGCGATGACAACGATGTCAATTCTCGGCAATCGCATTCTCGACATACTCCTTGGGTTGTTCATGAAGGCAGGGCTATACCCTGCGCCGTTTCCACTGATCGAAACCGACCGCGGCGAGAAGAATCAAGCCGCGCGCGACATACTGATAAAACGTAGGTACATTCGAGAGGTTCATCGCGTTTTGGACGGTGCCCATAATCAACACGCCGATTACGGCTCCGCCCATACTGCCGATGCCACCCGACAGCGACACGCCTCCCAGCACGCACGCGGAGATAACGTCGAGCGCGAGTCCCTGCGAGCTGTTGGGTTGGCCGCTGGTCATGCGCGAGGCCATGATGACTCCTGCAAAACCGGCCATTAGCCCCTGCATGGTAAAGATGAGTATCTTGACGCGATTGACCGGCACGCCCGCCAAGTGCGCGGCCTCTCGGTTGCCGCCGATAGCGAGCGTGTGCCGCCCGAACTTGGTCTTGTTCAACAGGATTCCGAAGACAACAAAGCACGTCAGCGTGATCCAGACGGGATTGGGGATTCCCAAATTGTTCTGCATGCCCAACGTGTAGAAGCGCGGGTCCACAATGCTGACGGCGCTGCCGCCGGAGACGATGAATCCCATACCCCGGACAATCTGCATCGTTCCCAGCGTCACGATGAGCGCGTTGATTCCCACTTTAGCGATGAGCGTACCGTTCAGTACGCCGACAGCACCACCCGCAAGCACGCCAGCCGTCATACCCAGCGCGACGCTTTGCGTTTCATTTGCGACCACCGCGGCCAGCACGCCGCTAAAAGCGACGACTGCTTCAATCGACAGATCGAAGTCGCCCGATGCCAGGCAGAAAAGCATCGTACACGCGAGCATGCCTACCGTGGCGACAGAAAGAGCCAGGGCGATCATATTGGGTGACGAACAGAAATTGTCCACGGTGAACGACAGAATCACGAACATCGCCACGAACACCAGCAGCATTCCAGAGTTCTCACCCCAAGGCATGCGACGAGACACGAGGGGACTCCTTATTGTGCCGGGCTCGAATCGTCGAGCAGCCCTTGCTCCTTCATCACTTGCTTGTAATTCTCGCGCGTGATGATGAAGCCTTCCGTGCGCGTGTCTTTCGGCGGTTCCACGCCATCATGAATCCACCTGTAAAGCAAGGTGGCCGCTTCATAGCCGTGGCGAAGCGGACTGATGAGACACGTGGCGTAAAACCCCGTAGGCGTGGTCTTCTCAAATTCCACGAGGCAAGTGCTGCCGCCGATGCCCACGCCGACAATCGTATCTGCGTTGAAGCCGCGACCTTCCATCGCGCGCACTGCACCCATCACGCCTTCGTCGTTCATGGAGAAAACCAACCACCGCTTCACGTCCGGGTGTTGTGTGAGCAATGTCCCCGCCGCGTTGAACGATCCCTCTGTATCTGATGTCTTCTCGGGGGACGTGAAGATACGTTCTTCCGGGAACCCTGCCGCCTTCAGCGCCGCGATGGCCCCATCGGTTCGCTCTCGCGCGGTGTCCAGTTCGTTGAATGTAATACCTGCCGCGGCGGTTTCCTCGATGGGCCAGCCGCGTTTCTTAAACTCATCGGCGAGGGTTTGTCCCACCGCTTCGCCAATCTTGCGTGCCGAGATGCCCATATACGGTACGTCCATGAATTTGCCGTCGGCACCGACAAACTGATCGTCCACCGTGAAGACTTTCATGTTGTACATTTGGGCTTTGGCCATGATGCCGGGACCCAAGCGTACGTCGGGTGTGCAAATGACAAAGCCCTGCGCCTTTTGAGCAGCGAGGTTATCGATGGCAGAGAGTACCTTATCGCCATCCATCGCACCGATCTCAATGAGGTCGAATCCCAATTCGTTCGCGGCCTTCCGTGCGAACTTCCATTCCTGTTGGAACCAAGGCTCTTCGGGTTGTTTGACCAGGAATCCTATGCGGACACGATCGGAGGTTCCAGATGAGTTGTTTGCGGAGGAGCCTGTAGTCGTGCCGCCGCTGCCCTGAGAGCCGCAGCCCGATGCAATCAGAAGTGTGGCCGCAAGCGCGGTCAGACCCAAGTGCGCAAAACGAATTCTCACGGTTCCTCCTCCTGCGTGGTTGCTGCCGGGTGCACCCGCCGCCCGGTTCTTTCGAGGGCCGCAACAGAGTAGTCGACCGTGACCGTCGTGTAACTCCATCTGTGATTACTCACATGTCAGCGGCACATTGCGTTCTCGCGACACCCCCCGAATGGAATTCTCCCAACATGATAGTCGGATCCACAGCCGAAACGAAAGCAGGCCGAGTTCACGCAGACATCCGGTGTATTGGTCCTATTAGGCCGGATACGCAGGTGGCATCATGCTAGGCTGTTGGTATAGGGTCTTGCGGAGTGCGTAAGCGGGGAATTCCCCAGGGGGAGAGGTGCAATGCGAGCCTTCGGCCAACTTGCGTTTTGGGCGGGAATCACGTTCTTCTGGGCGGTAGCTTGTAGCGCGACGGAATCCGAAGAGTCGGCCCGCGCACTCCTCAATCGTATCCTTCCCGGGCGGGCCAGCGAGTTTGTTGTTCAAGAGATCCCCAAAGATGCGTCGGGCGACGTGTTCGAGTTGGACTACCGCGACGGCAAAGTCGTCCTGGGTGGTTCTAACGGCGTGGCCATGGCGTCTGCGCTCAACTACTATCTGAAGAACTTCTGCCGCGCGAGCGTATCGTTATGGGGCAACCAGTTGGACCTCCCAAGACCGTTGCCACCATTTGATGAGCGAATCCGCATCGTCACGCCGTTCAAATACCGTTACTGCTTCAATTACTGCTGCTTCAGTTACTCCCTGGCATGGTGGGACTGGCGCGAGTGGGAGCGCGTGATCGACTGGATGGCGCTCCAAGGCGTTAACATGCCACTGGCTGTCACCGGACAAGAGGCGGTTTGGCAGACGCTGTGTCGCGAGTGGGGACTGTCTGATGAAGAGATTGGGCAGTTCATGGTGGGGCCCGCGTACCTCCCGTTTGGATGGATGGGATGCATGGACGGATGGGGAGGACCCCTCCGGCAGGATTGGATTGAGCGCCATCGCGTTCTCGGCAAGAAGATATTGGAACGCGAACGGTCGTTGGGCATGACGCCGGTTCTTCAGGGTTTCCCGGGCCACGTGCCGCAGGCTTTCACGAAGCATTTCCCTGATGCAACGCTGCGGCAGTTGCCGAGCTGGTGCGGTTTCCCTGGAACCCTGTTCGTCGATCCGTCCGATCCACTATTCGCGAAGGTGGGTAAAGCGTTTATTGAAGCGCAGACCAAGGAATTCGGGACGGATCACTTGTACGCGTCCGACACGTTTATTGAAATGTCGCCGCCCAGCAACGAACCAGCCTTCCTTAGCGATATGGCGCGCGCCGTGTATGGGGCGATGGCCGCGGGAGACCCCGAGGCCGTTTGGATCATGCAAGGCTGGTTGTTCGTGAACAACCCCGATTTCTGGAAGGCGCCTCAAGCCGAGGCGCTGCTGACAGCCGTTCCAGACGACCGCATGATCGTGCTCGACCTGTATTGCGAATCGCGCCCCGCGTGGAACAAGACAGAGTCCTTCTATGGGAAGCCGTGGGTGTGGTGCATTATTCAAGACTTCGGCGATCAGGTGAGTTTGCACGGGGGATTGCCTCAGATTGCAGGCAATCTGAATGAAGCCTTGACCAGTCCGAATAGGGGTAAGCTGGCCGGGGTCGGTTGCATCATGGAAGGTCTCGGCTACAATCCCGTGGTCTACGACCTCATGAACTGCCTCTTCTGGAAACCGGGACCTATTGAAACAGACACATGGATTCGAGGTTATGCTGAGCGGCGATACGGGCGAGTCAACGCAAACGCGGCGGACGCCTGGACTCTGCTGCTCAAAACGGCATACAACGAACCAAGCCGCGCCGGCAACCCACTGTGCCAACGCCCTGCACTGCCCGATTCGGATACGGTCGTCAATCTGCGCACGTTCAATACCGCAGAAATGGCCCGCGTATGGCAACTGTTGCTGGAGAGTAAAGAAGATCTGGGTGCTCTCGACACCTATCAATACGACGTTGTTCACGTCGGACGCGAGGTTTTGATTGGACTCGTGCCTGCGCGAATTCGCGACGTACGGACTGCATATGTTCAGAAAGACAAGGAAGCGCTCGCGAAGGCGAGCAAGCGCCTGCTGGATCTGATGAAGGACACAGACGCGCTTCTCTCGACTCGAAAGGAGTTCTTGCTGGGGAAGTGGCTGGAAGATGCCAAGCGATGGGGCAACGATGAGGCAAGCCGCCGCCATTACGAATGGAACGCGCGAAATCAGATCACGTTGTGGGGTCCGGCGGACAGCGTGCTTCACGATTATGCTGCCAAGCAGTGGGGGGGACTGATTCAAGGGTTCTATATGCCTCGCTGGCAGAAGTACCTCGACATGCTTCAGCAGTCGTTGAACAACGGCCAGGAATTGGACGCGAAGGCCATCGAACTCGATTTCCAACAATGGGAAGAGGCCTGGACGCATCAGACCGAAGCATATCCCGCGAGTCCCCAGGGAGTTTCCCTGGAAGTTGCAGGGAGGCTTTGGGAGAAGTACCGAACGGAGATAACGGCGAAGGATTAACGCAATTCCGGGAAAAGCGTAGAATAACGAAAACCGTCGGCTTGGAGGATATACAACATGACGTCGAGAGAACGTGTCATTGCCGCCCTGAATCACCGCGAACCCGACCGGCTACCGCTGGACTTGGGAGGGAGCGCTGTTACGGGCATGCACGTCCGTTCGGTATACCTGCTGAGGCAGGAACTGGGGCTCGATCCTCCGGGCACGCCCGTCAAAGTGACTGAGCCCTATCAAATGCTGGGGGACATCGCACCCGACTTGATGGATGCACTGGGCGTTGACGTCGTAGGCCTCAAGGGCCCGCGCACGCTGTTTGGTTTTGAGAACAAGGATTGGAAAGAGTGGAAGCTTTATGACGGTACGCCCGTGTTGGTACCCGATGCGTTCAATACGGACCCCGAAGAGAATGGCGACATTCTCATGTATCCTGAAGGCGACAAGAGCGCGCCGCCGAGCGGACGAATGCCCCAATGCGGATTCTATTTCGACACCATCGTTCGCCAGGAGCCTATCGATGACGCGACTCTCCGCGTTGAGGATAACCTGCAGGAATTCGAGCCGATTTCGGACGAAGTTCTGGAGCACTTTCGAACGGAATGCGATCAGCTCTATCAAACCGGCCGGGCGATTCTTGCGAATTTTGGAGGTACGGCGTTTGGAGACATAGCGCTTGTGCCTGGGCCATGGCTCAAACATCCTAAGGGCATTCGTGACATTGCGGAGTGGTATATGAGCACGGCGATGCGCCGCGACCACGTGTATGCGATCTTCGAGCGGCAGTGTGAAATAGCCCTGGCCAATTGGCAGAAGATCTATAACGTCGTGGGCGACAAGGTGGCTGCGGTGTTTGTCACAGGTACCGATTTCGGGACACAGCGCGGGCCATTCATATCCGTCGACGCATATCGGGATCTGTACAAACCCTTCCATAAGGCCGTGAACGACTGGGTACACAAGAATACGAAGTGGAAGACGTTCATCCATTCCTGCGGTTCAGTGCGCGTTTTCTTGGACGATTTCATCGATGCCGGCTTTGACATTCTCAATCCGGTTCAATGCTCGGCTCACGAAATGGGAGCGGCCGCCCTCAAAGAAGAGTACGGCGATCGACTCACGTTCTGGGGCGGAGGAGTCGATACACAGCAGACGCTGCCCTTTGGTTCCGCGAGCGATGTGGAAAACGAAGTCCGCGAGCGGATCCGCGTGTTTGGCAAGGGCGGCGGTTTTGTGTTCAACACCGTGCACAACGTTCAGGCTGCCGTGCCTCCGGAGAACCTCGTTGCGCTCTATAACGCAGTGCGGAAGTACGGGGCATATTCCAAGTAGGTGACTCGATAAACGCTCTCTAGTCTTGCAGCCGGAATCGGGCTATCGCTTCCAACGCCATGGCTGTGGTCAAAGCGGACGACTCCCATTCGATGACTTGGCCGCCGTCCGTGCGCGCAATGAAGAAGACAGCTTCGTTCCAACTGCCACAGCGCGGATCTTGCGAAGCCTGTAAATAGTCGATTGCGCCATCGAGCAGCTCAGAATCGCGTCCGGCGTTCAAC
This is a stretch of genomic DNA from Candidatus Hydrogenedentota bacterium. It encodes these proteins:
- a CDS encoding DUF4838 domain-containing protein — encoded protein: MRLPRIDIVVIALCACCVPFAYAQESLVLTENGASDFRIVVGETASPSEHYAANELQRFLREISGVELPVASDGGAMTQHEILVGRSKHLDSLNLAIDWPALGTEGVLIRTHDGHLVLAGGSKRGTLYAVYTFLQEQLGCRWFTPQVSRIPKQDRIVLPPLNVMRRPIFEYRAETWSSAADPDWAARNYINTCSACDAEHGGSFKAIGGGHSFHAMFPPEKYFKDHPEYYPLIGGIRTAQKSQLCFTNPDVVKAATEWVLGQLRGKPETDFIWVAQMDCRGWCECPGCDAIFKREGSESGPLLEFVNQIADAIKSEFPNTKIATYAYGDTRKPPKTVKPRSNVEVMVCPIELCYSHPVATCELNRTFVDDLAGWAKLTDNYYLFDYTANFDHYVMPQPNLRVLQPNYQLYVKNNVRGIFALGNPGRGTELAELRAYLLARLMWNPDVDIQKDIDEYMEALYGKAAAPIKQYFALMHDKVEKDNIHCGISVSPMAPHLSMEIIDKAKVFFDEAERVAETEEIRERVRCARLPIQHIELEWLKPRYRIVGDTYTPEVSPNLMDLAKQFVEVADRNDVPVISEGVKPSWHVERLTLWSKVYPAVHLENDTLRLEVVPGLGGRIVSIVHKPTKHEFLLQAQADGREYPKSAGYEEYSERGWRSHGWEQEYECTQVKPGKTVRMSALLPNGLTMERTLELSDTEPALTIHSRLVNNSDKPISGCLRTHPMFQLGELEKVVATYTDIAGKEHTMPLTLPVGQVRGQFYSRGDERPNGKWACTNEGLGLSVEQTFDTAQAEECLLDYLPAKQRFNLELASTEKELAKGEALSLDHTYRFISTKK
- the araH gene encoding L-arabinose ABC transporter permease AraH, with product MPWGENSGMLLVFVAMFVILSFTVDNFCSSPNMIALALSVATVGMLACTMLFCLASGDFDLSIEAVVAFSGVLAAVVANETQSVALGMTAGVLAGGAVGVLNGTLIAKVGINALIVTLGTMQIVRGMGFIVSGGSAVSIVDPRFYTLGMQNNLGIPNPVWITLTCFVVFGILLNKTKFGRHTLAIGGNREAAHLAGVPVNRVKILIFTMQGLMAGFAGVIMASRMTSGQPNSSQGLALDVISACVLGGVSLSGGIGSMGGAVIGVLIMGTVQNAMNLSNVPTFYQYVARGLILLAAVGFDQWKRRRV
- a CDS encoding arabinose ABC transporter substrate-binding protein — its product is MELHDGHGRLLCCGPRKNRAAGAPGSNHAGGGTVRIRFAHLGLTALAATLLIASGCGSQGSGGTTTGSSANNSSGTSDRVRIGFLVKQPEEPWFQQEWKFARKAANELGFDLIEIGAMDGDKVLSAIDNLAAQKAQGFVICTPDVRLGPGIMAKAQMYNMKVFTVDDQFVGADGKFMDVPYMGISARKIGEAVGQTLADEFKKRGWPIEETAAAGITFNELDTARERTDGAIAALKAAGFPEERIFTSPEKTSDTEGSFNAAGTLLTQHPDVKRWLVFSMNDEGVMGAVRAMEGRGFNADTIVGVGIGGSTCLVEFEKTTPTGFYATCLISPLRHGYEAATLLYRWIHDGVEPPKDTRTEGFIITRENYKQVMKEQGLLDDSSPAQ
- a CDS encoding alpha-N-acetylglucosaminidase; this translates as MRAFGQLAFWAGITFFWAVACSATESEESARALLNRILPGRASEFVVQEIPKDASGDVFELDYRDGKVVLGGSNGVAMASALNYYLKNFCRASVSLWGNQLDLPRPLPPFDERIRIVTPFKYRYCFNYCCFSYSLAWWDWREWERVIDWMALQGVNMPLAVTGQEAVWQTLCREWGLSDEEIGQFMVGPAYLPFGWMGCMDGWGGPLRQDWIERHRVLGKKILERERSLGMTPVLQGFPGHVPQAFTKHFPDATLRQLPSWCGFPGTLFVDPSDPLFAKVGKAFIEAQTKEFGTDHLYASDTFIEMSPPSNEPAFLSDMARAVYGAMAAGDPEAVWIMQGWLFVNNPDFWKAPQAEALLTAVPDDRMIVLDLYCESRPAWNKTESFYGKPWVWCIIQDFGDQVSLHGGLPQIAGNLNEALTSPNRGKLAGVGCIMEGLGYNPVVYDLMNCLFWKPGPIETDTWIRGYAERRYGRVNANAADAWTLLLKTAYNEPSRAGNPLCQRPALPDSDTVVNLRTFNTAEMARVWQLLLESKEDLGALDTYQYDVVHVGREVLIGLVPARIRDVRTAYVQKDKEALAKASKRLLDLMKDTDALLSTRKEFLLGKWLEDAKRWGNDEASRRHYEWNARNQITLWGPADSVLHDYAAKQWGGLIQGFYMPRWQKYLDMLQQSLNNGQELDAKAIELDFQQWEEAWTHQTEAYPASPQGVSLEVAGRLWEKYRTEITAKD
- a CDS encoding methyltransferase; translation: MTSRERVIAALNHREPDRLPLDLGGSAVTGMHVRSVYLLRQELGLDPPGTPVKVTEPYQMLGDIAPDLMDALGVDVVGLKGPRTLFGFENKDWKEWKLYDGTPVLVPDAFNTDPEENGDILMYPEGDKSAPPSGRMPQCGFYFDTIVRQEPIDDATLRVEDNLQEFEPISDEVLEHFRTECDQLYQTGRAILANFGGTAFGDIALVPGPWLKHPKGIRDIAEWYMSTAMRRDHVYAIFERQCEIALANWQKIYNVVGDKVAAVFVTGTDFGTQRGPFISVDAYRDLYKPFHKAVNDWVHKNTKWKTFIHSCGSVRVFLDDFIDAGFDILNPVQCSAHEMGAAALKEEYGDRLTFWGGGVDTQQTLPFGSASDVENEVRERIRVFGKGGGFVFNTVHNVQAAVPPENLVALYNAVRKYGAYSK